In Harmonia axyridis chromosome 6, icHarAxyr1.1, whole genome shotgun sequence, a single window of DNA contains:
- the LOC123681951 gene encoding uncharacterized protein LOC123681951, translated as MDPISFSGDDDNIIEFQKNTLQFEKEQEERWTSFFSKHSVDMDLESIPSVGIYEVRNDFDSKSDENSSVDQSDEIIECKNNVEVANVSKNNRKKGFPKKVPTVIRVNDEKTDSLLEQSEEIIKSESHEVLENIETIKKNKLPKIVPKNKIIGSDILSVNAIEKSNTNFIVEQSKRIIETESNDGENVGKKNNKKEVCQMISTVTNSYSKGCGYQLKLSDNMSQIVIQKVLVNFIEGELKSRLGYYFVFLYSSCIQRDKNQGLWRDVFVKELIKVGKKVNNKDILTYIQRIFDPAKPINSKALIDTVENKYKSELRSCFERAYDSDHSSDEEIWNKIHLEWNRLNKNIPEKCLCIYHRQLFGPISIINS; from the exons ATGGATCCTATTAGTTTTTCTGGAGACGACGATAATATAattgaattccaaaaaaataccTTGCAATTCGAAAAGGAACAAGAAGAGAGAtggacatcatttttttcaaaacattcaGTTGATATGGACTTGGAGTCTATTCCATCTGTTGGTATATATGAAGTCCGAAATGACTTCGATTCAAAAAGCGATGAGAACTCCTCAGTTGACCAATCTGACGAAATAATTGAATGCAAAAACAATGTAGAAGTAGCAAATGTGagtaaaaataatagaaaaaaagggtTTCCTAAAAAAGTACCTACAGTCATAAGggtaaatgatgaaaaaactgaTTCCTTACTTGAGCAGTctgaagaaataattaaatcagAAAGTCATGAAGtacttgaaaatattgaaaccatCAAGAAAAATAAACTACCTAAAATAGttcctaaaaataaaataatagggTCAGATATATTATCAGTCAATGCAATTGAAAAAAGCAATACAAACTTTATTGTCGAACAATcgaaaagaatcattgaaactgAAAGCAATGACGGAGAAAATGTAGGaaaaaagaacaataaaaagGAGGTCTGTCAAATGATATCTACAGTTACAAATAGTTATTCTAAAGGATGTGGATATCAATTAAAATTATCAGATAATATGTCACAAATAGTAATCCAAAAAGTGCTGGTAAATTTTATTGAAGGTGAATTGAAAAGTAGATTaggatattattttgttttcttatatAGCTCTTGCATACAAAGAGACAAAAATCAGGGCCTATGGAGAGATGTATTTGTGAAGGAGCTTATTAAGGTGGGAAAAAAAGTGAATAACAAGGACATTCTTACATACatacaaagaatttttgatcCTGCTAAACCTATAAATTCTAAAGCTCTTATTGATACagtagaaaataaatataaaagtgaACTAAGATCATGTTTTGAAAGAGCATATGATAGTGATCATTCTTCTGATGAGGAAATTTGGAATAAGATACATTTGGAATGGAAtagattgaataaaaatattcctgaaaaatgTCTTTGTATATATCATAGACAACTATTTGG tcctaTTTCAATcattaattcttaa
- the LOC123681950 gene encoding uncharacterized protein LOC123681950, translating into MDPISFSGDDDNIIEFQKNTLQFEKEQEERWTSFFSKHSVDMDLESIPSVGIYEVRNDFDSKSDENSSVDQSDEIIECKNNVEVANVSKNNRKKGFPKKVPTVIRVNDEKTDSLLEQSEEIIKSESHEVLENIETIKKNKLPKIVPKNKIIGSDILSVNAIEKSNTNFIVEQSKRIIETESNDGENVGKKNNKKEVCQMISTVTNSYSKGCGYQLKLSDNMSQIVIQKVLVNFIEGELKSRLGYYFVFLYSSCIQRDKNQGLWRDVFVKELIKVGKKVNNKDILTYIQRIFDPAKPINSKALIDTVENKYKSELRSYFERAYDSDHSSDEEIWNKIHLEWNRLNKNIPEKCLCIYHRQLFGPISIINS; encoded by the exons ATGGATCCTATTAGTTTTTCTGGAGACGACGATAATATAattgaattccaaaaaaataccTTGCAATTCGAAAAGGAACAAGAAGAGAGAtggacatcatttttttcaaaacattcaGTTGATATGGACTTGGAGTCTATTCCATCTGTTGGTATATATGAAGTCCGAAATGACTTCGATTCAAAAAGCGATGAGAACTCCTCAGTTGACCAATCTGACGAAATAATTGAATGCAAAAACAATGTAGAAGTAGCAAATGTGagtaaaaataatagaaaaaaagggtTTCCTAAAAAAGTACCTACAGTCATAAGggtaaatgatgaaaaaactgaTTCCTTACTTGAGCAGTctgaagaaataattaaatcagAAAGTCATGAAGtacttgaaaatattgaaaccatCAAGAAAAATAAACTACCTAAAATAGttcctaaaaataaaataatagggTCAGATATATTATCAGTCAATGCAATTGAAAAAAGCAATACAAACTTTATTGTCGAACAATcgaaaagaatcattgaaactgAAAGCAATGACGGAGAAAATGTAGGaaaaaagaacaataaaaagGAGGTCTGTCAAATGATATCTACAGTTACAAATAGTTATTCTAAAGGATGTGGATATCAATTAAAATTATCAGATAATATGTCACAAATAGTAATCCAAAAAGTGCTGGTAAATTTTATTGAAGGTGAATTGAAAAGTAGATTaggatattattttgttttcttatatAGCTCTTGCATACAAAGAGACAAAAATCAGGGCCTATGGAGAGATGTATTTGTGAAGGAGCTTATTAAGGTGGGAAAAAAAGTGAATAACAAGGACATTCTTACATACatacaaagaatttttgatcCTGCTAAACCTATAAATTCTAAAGCTCTTATTGATACagtagaaaataaatataaaagtgaACTAAGATCATATTTTGAAAGAGCATATGATAGTGATCATTCTTCTGATGAGGAAATTTGGAATAAGATACATTTGGAATGGAAtagattgaataaaaatattcctgaaaaatgTCTTTGTATATATCATAGACAACTATTTGG tcctaTTTCAATcattaattcttaa